In the genome of Nitrospira japonica, one region contains:
- the serA gene encoding phosphoglycerate dehydrogenase, which translates to MKILVSDSLSKQGVELLEKAGFTVVVKSKMPKDELFKEIKDADGLIVRSGTKVTEELLAAADKLKVVGRAGSGLDNVDTPAATRRGIVVMNTPGGNTVTTAEHTLSMICAMSRRIPQATASTKGGKWEKDKFMGVELYNKVLGIVGVGQIGSHLTKLAHGIGMRVIAYDPFLASDRAERMGVEMVDLHDLFRRADIISVHTPLTPETKGIINAQTIATMKPGVMIVNCARGGIVHEGDLFDALKNKHVAAAAFDVFEEEPVKAENPLLTLDNFICTPHIGAQTTEAQENVAVGIAEQIADYFKKGIARGAVNIPSVSPELLPRLQPYLSLAEQLGKLQTQLCEGGLEHVTVEYSGEVAGLSVAPLTIAVLKGLLTPVMEAPVNYVNAPIVAKERGIEVKEIRSSDAGDFTSLIRVRVEAGKVSHQVAGTLYHKKDPRVVEIDQFKVEVVPEGNMLLIHNIDRPGVIGMVGKVLGDESINIVRMQCALEKRGGNALLIIGSDQVFPGTVLNAIKSNQHILSVKVANLS; encoded by the coding sequence ATGAAGATTCTGGTCAGCGACAGTCTCTCGAAGCAAGGTGTCGAGCTCCTCGAGAAAGCGGGCTTTACGGTAGTCGTGAAGTCCAAGATGCCGAAAGACGAGCTTTTTAAGGAGATTAAGGACGCCGATGGATTGATCGTACGGTCCGGCACCAAAGTGACGGAAGAGCTGCTTGCCGCGGCCGATAAGCTGAAAGTCGTTGGTCGGGCCGGTTCCGGCTTGGACAATGTCGATACTCCGGCGGCAACCCGCCGCGGAATCGTCGTCATGAATACACCGGGCGGCAATACGGTCACGACCGCCGAACATACGCTTTCGATGATTTGCGCCATGAGCCGACGCATCCCTCAGGCCACTGCCTCCACCAAGGGGGGGAAGTGGGAGAAAGACAAGTTCATGGGGGTTGAGCTCTACAATAAGGTGTTGGGAATCGTCGGAGTCGGGCAAATCGGGAGTCATCTGACAAAATTGGCCCACGGTATCGGGATGCGAGTGATCGCCTATGACCCCTTCCTGGCCAGTGATCGGGCCGAGCGAATGGGGGTGGAGATGGTGGATCTCCACGATTTATTCCGCCGTGCCGACATTATTTCCGTGCACACGCCGCTGACGCCCGAAACCAAGGGCATCATCAACGCCCAGACGATCGCGACGATGAAGCCCGGGGTGATGATCGTAAATTGCGCGCGCGGAGGCATCGTGCATGAAGGCGATCTGTTCGACGCGTTGAAGAACAAACACGTTGCGGCGGCCGCATTTGACGTGTTCGAAGAAGAACCGGTCAAGGCGGAGAATCCCCTGCTGACCCTCGATAACTTTATCTGTACTCCTCATATCGGCGCGCAGACAACGGAGGCGCAGGAGAACGTTGCCGTCGGGATTGCCGAGCAAATTGCTGATTATTTCAAGAAGGGGATTGCGCGCGGGGCCGTGAATATCCCATCGGTTTCGCCCGAATTGCTTCCGAGGCTTCAGCCCTATCTATCGCTGGCCGAGCAACTGGGGAAGTTGCAGACGCAGTTGTGCGAGGGAGGGCTGGAGCATGTGACCGTGGAGTACAGCGGAGAGGTCGCCGGGCTGTCGGTGGCTCCTCTGACGATTGCCGTGTTGAAGGGACTACTGACTCCGGTCATGGAGGCCCCCGTCAACTATGTGAATGCGCCGATCGTGGCCAAGGAACGCGGGATTGAAGTCAAAGAGATTCGCAGTTCCGATGCCGGAGACTTTACCAGCCTGATCAGGGTGCGCGTCGAGGCTGGAAAAGTGTCTCATCAAGTCGCCGGTACGCTCTATCATAAGAAAGATCCCCGGGTGGTTGAAATCGATCAATTCAAGGTCGAAGTGGTTCCCGAAGGCAACATGTTACTGATTCATAATATTGATCGCCCCGGTGTCATTGGAATGGTGGGCAAAGTGCTGGGGGACGAGAGCATCAACATCGTTCGAATGCAGTGCGCGCTGGAAAAGCGCGGAGGAAATGCGCTGCTGATCATCGGATCCGACCAGGTGTTTCCCGGTACGGTCTTGAATGCGATCAAGTCGAATCAGCATATTCTCTCGGTCAAAGTCGCGAACCTTTCCTAA
- the dnaB gene encoding replicative DNA helicase → MKSAPDIDLSQPKLPPQNVEAEQSVLGAVLLDNQAMAKAMELIVENDFYRTAHRKIYHAMVELSEIGEVIDQITLTERLKAQGELEAVGGAAYLAELVQIVPSAANIRYHSKIVRDKALLRELIHTSTEVLTRGYEGATQIDDLLDFAERSVFAIAQGKLDRSFSPINQIIKESLDLVDKLSKRKEQVTGVPTGFYDLDDLTAGLQPSDLVVIAGRPSMGKTSLVLGMAAHAALHAGTSVGIFSLEMSKPQIVLRMLSSEARVDSHALRTGKLQKEDWWRLAEAAGRLEQAPIYIDDTGGITVQQMRGKARRLKAERGLGLLVVDYLQLMQGRSDAESRQQEISDISRSLKALAKELNVPVVALSQLSRAVEARKPPIPMLADLRESGAIEQDADVVMFIYREEVYDQNSERKGIADILVSKHRNGPIGKKELFFHDRFAKFESLDNREAV, encoded by the coding sequence ATGAAGTCGGCGCCTGACATCGATCTCTCCCAACCGAAGCTCCCCCCGCAGAACGTCGAGGCCGAACAGTCCGTACTGGGTGCGGTGTTGCTCGACAATCAGGCCATGGCCAAGGCGATGGAATTGATCGTCGAGAACGATTTTTATCGGACAGCTCACCGGAAGATTTATCACGCCATGGTGGAACTGTCCGAAATCGGAGAGGTCATCGATCAGATCACGCTAACCGAACGTTTGAAAGCACAGGGCGAACTTGAAGCGGTCGGCGGGGCGGCGTATTTGGCGGAGCTGGTTCAAATCGTTCCCAGTGCGGCGAATATCCGGTATCACAGCAAGATCGTTCGCGACAAAGCGCTGCTGCGGGAACTCATCCATACCTCCACGGAAGTATTGACCCGAGGGTACGAAGGCGCAACCCAGATCGACGATCTCTTGGATTTTGCCGAACGGTCGGTCTTCGCCATCGCGCAGGGGAAATTGGATCGATCCTTCAGCCCGATCAATCAAATCATCAAGGAGAGTCTTGATCTCGTCGACAAGTTATCCAAGCGCAAAGAACAGGTGACCGGCGTTCCCACGGGGTTCTACGATCTTGACGATTTGACGGCCGGCCTTCAGCCCTCCGACCTGGTTGTGATTGCCGGCCGGCCGAGCATGGGCAAAACGAGCCTGGTTCTGGGCATGGCCGCCCATGCCGCGCTTCACGCTGGGACGTCGGTCGGTATCTTCAGCCTCGAAATGTCGAAACCACAGATTGTCCTTCGCATGCTGAGCTCCGAGGCACGGGTCGATTCCCACGCGCTGCGGACCGGAAAGCTTCAAAAAGAAGATTGGTGGAGGCTGGCTGAAGCGGCGGGCAGGCTGGAGCAGGCGCCGATTTACATCGACGATACCGGGGGCATTACGGTGCAGCAGATGCGAGGCAAGGCCAGGCGGCTCAAGGCCGAGCGGGGGCTAGGATTGCTCGTTGTCGACTACCTTCAATTGATGCAGGGACGGAGTGATGCCGAGTCCCGGCAGCAGGAGATTTCGGATATTTCTCGTTCATTGAAGGCTCTGGCCAAGGAACTCAACGTGCCGGTCGTGGCGCTTTCCCAGTTGAGCCGAGCCGTCGAAGCGCGAAAGCCTCCGATCCCGATGTTGGCCGACCTTCGAGAGAGCGGAGCCATTGAACAGGACGCCGACGTCGTCATGTTCATCTATCGCGAGGAAGTGTACGATCAAAACTCCGAACGCAAAGGCATTGCCGACATTCTGGTGAGCAAACACCGAAACGGGCCCATCGGAAAGAAGGAACTGTTCTTTCACGATCGCTTCGCCAAATTCGAAAGCTTGGACAATCGAGAAGCCGTTTGA
- a CDS encoding lytic transglycosylase domain-containing protein, with protein sequence MPSLCAIQILSHSLIGLSFLAASWASPVSATTHSDASDIMNAPLPALDGGEGPGDEDELDPNLVPLETETPPSGPAVTEDPSSVPHAEEILEIAPLPNSSASRFADSFNPPVETPQSQASGASELTVYNVPIVMDPSVQSHIRYFNTAIRDRFEQWLLRLSRYQPLVENIFAEFHLPSDLVYLSLVESGFNPYAYSRAKATGPWQFMKGTAKVYGLRVDSYVDERRDPIKSTVAAARYLRDLYDMFGTWPLAMAAYNAGEGKVMRALHKAQAESFSDISKTRLIRRETKEYVPRFMAATIIARDPVRYGFPQSSTEPHQFEEVIVNRPLHFRAIANVTGVPYEELRLLNPELRRDATPPGGENYHLKVPVGFKAKVEQLLERVPNHKFPPLPAKPQFATAKTSLRYKVQGGDTLEKISKRFRIPLKTLKTRNSLTSPVLRPGDFLVISR encoded by the coding sequence ATGCCCTCTCTTTGTGCCATACAAATCCTGAGTCATAGCCTGATTGGGCTGTCGTTTCTTGCCGCATCGTGGGCGTCCCCGGTGTCGGCTACAACCCATTCCGACGCGTCCGACATCATGAATGCCCCCCTTCCCGCTCTCGACGGTGGAGAAGGTCCGGGAGATGAGGACGAACTCGATCCCAACCTAGTGCCACTGGAAACTGAGACACCCCCAAGCGGGCCTGCCGTGACGGAAGACCCATCTTCCGTTCCACATGCCGAGGAAATCCTTGAAATTGCACCGTTGCCAAATTCATCGGCGTCGAGGTTCGCAGATTCTTTCAATCCGCCGGTCGAGACACCGCAATCCCAAGCTTCGGGAGCCAGCGAACTGACTGTTTATAATGTTCCGATCGTGATGGACCCATCCGTTCAATCGCATATTCGCTATTTCAACACCGCGATTCGCGACCGATTTGAACAGTGGCTCCTCCGCCTTAGTCGCTATCAACCGCTGGTGGAGAATATTTTTGCGGAGTTTCATCTGCCCAGCGACCTGGTATATCTGTCGCTGGTTGAAAGCGGCTTCAATCCCTATGCCTATTCGCGAGCGAAAGCGACAGGGCCCTGGCAGTTCATGAAGGGCACGGCGAAGGTTTACGGCCTTCGTGTGGATTCCTATGTCGATGAGCGGCGCGATCCGATCAAGTCCACGGTAGCCGCCGCTCGCTATTTGCGTGACCTCTACGACATGTTCGGCACCTGGCCTTTGGCGATGGCCGCGTACAATGCCGGTGAAGGCAAGGTGATGCGCGCCCTGCACAAGGCTCAGGCTGAAAGTTTCTCCGACATCTCGAAAACCCGCCTCATTAGGAGAGAAACAAAGGAGTATGTACCCCGGTTCATGGCGGCCACCATCATCGCCCGGGACCCGGTTCGCTATGGATTTCCCCAGAGTTCCACGGAACCGCACCAGTTTGAAGAAGTCATCGTGAATCGGCCGCTGCACTTCCGGGCGATCGCCAACGTTACCGGTGTGCCCTACGAAGAATTGAGACTTTTAAACCCGGAATTGCGCCGGGATGCGACCCCACCGGGTGGTGAGAATTATCACCTAAAAGTTCCCGTCGGCTTCAAAGCGAAAGTCGAGCAATTGCTTGAACGGGTACCCAATCACAAGTTTCCACCGCTTCCGGCAAAGCCTCAGTTTGCCACGGCAAAAACCTCGCTGCGGTACAAGGTCCAGGGCGGAGACACTCTGGAAAAGATTTCCAAGCGCTTCCGTATCCCCCTCAAGACGCTCAAGACCAGAAACAGCCTCACAAGCCCCGTGCTCCGGCCGGGTGATTTCCTGGTCATCAGCCGATAG
- a CDS encoding pyridoxal-phosphate-dependent aminotransferase family protein: MIKRYLLAPGPTPVPPEVLLAMARPMIHHRAPEFDKLFGEVRDGLKWLFQTNGDVLMLAASGTGGMEASVSNFLSPGDKALTINGGKFGERWGKLCKTYGAQVTELKVEWGRAIDPQLVADSLKKDPGIKAVYVQASETSTGVAHDIKTLAQIVKGHPDTILVVDAITALGVFDIKTDEWGIDVVVTGSQKALMLPPGLAFVSVSEKAWRLAEKAKNASFYFNLKKERENQQKSQTAYTPAVSLIIGLQEVLKMLKAEGLEQVFGRQANLAMAMREGMKAAGLALLPKESPSDALTAVLAPEGVDGQAIYKNLRVQYGITAAGGQDHLKGKIFRLSHMGYMDRFDVIMAVAATEMVLKGLGHPVKLGSGVAKAQEILMAK, from the coding sequence ATGATCAAGCGGTATTTGTTGGCTCCGGGACCCACGCCTGTGCCGCCGGAAGTACTTCTGGCTATGGCGAGGCCGATGATTCATCACCGGGCACCTGAATTCGACAAGTTGTTCGGCGAAGTCCGCGACGGCCTGAAATGGCTGTTCCAGACAAACGGCGATGTCCTCATGCTGGCCGCCTCGGGAACCGGAGGGATGGAAGCCTCCGTATCCAACTTTCTTTCTCCCGGAGACAAGGCGCTGACCATTAATGGGGGGAAGTTCGGAGAGCGGTGGGGAAAGCTGTGCAAGACCTATGGCGCGCAGGTGACCGAACTCAAAGTCGAGTGGGGACGTGCCATCGATCCCCAGCTTGTCGCAGATTCCTTGAAGAAGGACCCCGGGATCAAAGCCGTCTATGTGCAGGCCAGTGAAACCTCGACGGGTGTCGCTCACGATATCAAAACCCTCGCTCAAATCGTCAAAGGCCATCCCGATACGATCCTGGTGGTAGATGCCATTACGGCATTGGGCGTGTTCGACATCAAGACCGATGAGTGGGGCATCGATGTGGTGGTGACCGGATCTCAAAAGGCCTTGATGCTACCGCCGGGCCTCGCGTTCGTCAGCGTGAGTGAGAAGGCATGGAGACTGGCCGAGAAAGCCAAGAATGCCTCGTTCTATTTCAATTTGAAGAAAGAGCGGGAGAATCAGCAGAAAAGCCAAACGGCATATACGCCCGCAGTGTCTCTCATCATCGGACTTCAGGAAGTCCTGAAGATGCTCAAAGCCGAGGGACTGGAACAGGTCTTCGGCCGGCAAGCAAATCTTGCGATGGCGATGAGAGAGGGAATGAAGGCTGCCGGTTTGGCGTTGCTCCCCAAGGAGTCACCCAGTGACGCACTGACCGCCGTCTTGGCCCCTGAGGGGGTCGATGGTCAGGCTATCTATAAGAACCTCCGGGTGCAATACGGCATCACCGCGGCCGGTGGGCAGGATCATTTGAAGGGAAAGATATTCCGGCTCTCCCATATGGGCTACATGGATCGATTCGACGTTATTATGGCTGTCGCGGCGACTGAGATGGTGTTGAAGGGGCTGGGCCATCCTGTGAAGCTCGGCAGCGGTGTTGCGAAGGCTCAAGAAATTTTGATGGCGAAGTAG
- the hisZ gene encoding ATP phosphoribosyltransferase regulatory subunit: MATILPHAARQVRHLEGQLLAQIGRWGYDEIILPTFEYLDVLAPGLETELLETCYQFIDRTTGRTLLLRPDATAQVARTVAMGLTGARFPQRLAYRTSVFRYEPEHAGRGREIFQIGAELIGLKDVTGDAEVITILIECLQSIGLRSFTIALGHVGFIKGLMARSGLSVRARKRAEQAAARKDLPRLEEILKAERIARSTAMAIREAPELTGRKEVLTRGRALAAGDSALLEPLERLAELYQLLCSAGYEDAVLLDLGEFRGVDYYDGAVFDVFAPGVGAELGGGGRYDHLIGRFGADLPSTGFALDVDRLFRAVAFPEETEGVPRIDYLVIGPQRAMSGVSEVAAQLRRRQFRVAQQIVNKSPRRLLTSAVQQGQAQGARAVVVIGMPGQNRSDEFTVIERAAHRTNPARNGRPSVKKMNLAALIKATQYMPNTPNINGAP; the protein is encoded by the coding sequence ATGGCGACGATTCTTCCTCACGCGGCTCGACAGGTTCGCCACCTCGAAGGCCAATTGCTGGCTCAGATCGGGCGTTGGGGATACGATGAAATTATTCTCCCCACGTTCGAATATCTCGATGTGCTCGCGCCTGGCTTGGAGACCGAGTTGCTCGAAACCTGTTACCAATTCATCGACCGTACCACCGGTCGAACTCTCCTGCTTCGCCCGGATGCCACCGCCCAAGTGGCCAGAACAGTGGCTATGGGTCTGACCGGAGCACGATTTCCCCAGAGACTGGCCTACCGCACCTCGGTGTTTCGATATGAACCTGAACACGCCGGCCGTGGGAGGGAGATCTTTCAAATCGGCGCCGAGTTGATTGGTCTGAAAGATGTAACCGGCGATGCTGAGGTCATTACTATATTGATCGAATGTTTGCAGTCGATCGGACTTCGATCGTTTACCATCGCCTTGGGGCACGTTGGGTTCATCAAGGGGTTGATGGCGAGATCCGGCTTGTCCGTTCGAGCGCGGAAGCGAGCCGAACAGGCTGCGGCTCGAAAGGATCTGCCCCGTCTCGAAGAGATTCTGAAGGCCGAGCGGATCGCAAGATCCACCGCCATGGCGATTCGTGAAGCCCCGGAATTGACCGGCCGGAAAGAGGTTCTGACCCGCGGTCGGGCCCTGGCGGCCGGAGACTCGGCTCTGCTTGAGCCATTGGAACGCCTTGCAGAGCTCTATCAGCTTTTATGTTCAGCTGGATACGAGGATGCGGTGCTGCTGGATCTTGGGGAGTTCCGAGGAGTCGATTACTATGATGGGGCAGTCTTTGATGTCTTTGCGCCGGGGGTGGGAGCAGAATTAGGGGGAGGCGGGCGATATGATCATCTCATCGGCCGTTTCGGAGCCGATCTGCCTTCGACCGGATTCGCACTTGACGTGGACCGGCTATTCCGCGCCGTGGCATTTCCGGAAGAGACGGAAGGTGTTCCGCGCATCGACTATCTCGTCATAGGTCCTCAGCGCGCGATGTCCGGCGTGAGCGAGGTTGCAGCCCAATTACGCCGACGGCAGTTCCGTGTCGCGCAGCAGATCGTGAATAAGAGTCCCCGCCGGCTTCTGACCAGTGCAGTTCAACAAGGCCAGGCACAAGGGGCCAGGGCCGTGGTCGTCATCGGGATGCCGGGACAGAACCGTAGCGACGAGTTCACGGTCATCGAACGAGCCGCACATCGGACGAACCCCGCACGGAATGGACGTCCGTCCGTAAAGAAGATGAACCTTGCCGCCCTCATCAAGGCGACGCAATATATGCCGAATACGCCGAACATCAATGGTGCGCCATGA
- a CDS encoding tetratricopeptide repeat protein — MSYRIKVPTRTLEVDEAHLVSGLEHALIRLQDYRKPLLVGLGVLILAVLVVGGVFWFDRQASQKAQELEREATRLYMTRPVADPAKSDAALKGAIEKYRQVVDEYPRTSSAPLALFHLGNAQMQANDQPGAIETYQRFIMQYSSQTTLVGLARQRLAYAYLLKGDREQAVKTFTSIVESGGALNKDQALFELARLEEAQSRPEGALAHYQELIKSYPASPYTNEAMVRTKMLDTKHQTEPSSAAPAASTKPPAPQSEPIKPDAVKKKK; from the coding sequence ATGAGTTACCGTATTAAGGTTCCGACAAGGACACTGGAAGTCGACGAAGCTCATCTCGTGAGCGGGCTTGAGCACGCTCTGATCCGGTTGCAGGACTATCGAAAGCCGTTGTTGGTGGGATTGGGAGTCCTCATCCTTGCCGTTCTTGTCGTGGGCGGAGTGTTTTGGTTTGATCGTCAGGCATCGCAAAAAGCTCAAGAACTCGAGCGGGAGGCAACGCGGCTTTACATGACACGGCCCGTCGCCGATCCGGCAAAATCCGACGCGGCACTGAAGGGGGCGATCGAAAAGTATCGGCAGGTGGTCGACGAATATCCCAGGACCTCGTCGGCGCCGCTGGCGCTCTTTCATCTCGGGAATGCCCAGATGCAGGCGAATGATCAGCCCGGAGCCATCGAGACGTATCAGCGGTTTATCATGCAGTATAGTTCACAGACGACTCTTGTAGGACTGGCGCGGCAACGTCTGGCCTATGCGTATCTGTTGAAAGGCGATCGTGAGCAGGCGGTAAAGACCTTTACGAGCATTGTCGAGTCCGGCGGAGCCCTGAATAAGGATCAAGCATTATTCGAACTGGCTCGTCTTGAAGAGGCCCAATCGAGACCGGAAGGCGCTCTCGCACACTATCAAGAACTCATCAAATCCTACCCGGCATCCCCTTATACCAATGAGGCGATGGTCCGTACCAAGATGCTGGATACCAAGCACCAGACGGAGCCATCTTCGGCTGCGCCAGCCGCATCGACAAAACCCCCCGCTCCTCAATCGGAACCCATCAAGCCAGACGCAGTCAAGAAAAAGAAGTAG